The following coding sequences lie in one Girardinichthys multiradiatus isolate DD_20200921_A chromosome 13, DD_fGirMul_XY1, whole genome shotgun sequence genomic window:
- the cap1 gene encoding adenylyl cyclase-associated protein 1 produces MAAELASLVQRLEVAVGRLEAVSGPGSSTGGSAGGAVAAFVGAYDEIINGPMAQYVNLSQKIGGDVQKHAEMMKKAFSSQRQLLITASSSQKPSDSVLATLLQPVSKAIQQVQAFREQNRTSPLFNHLSAISESVPALGWVAMAPKPAPFVKEMQDAAMFYTNRVLKDYKEKDQTHVDWVKAYVSIWTELQNYIKQHHTTGLTWSKTGPVASASAAPPSAPAGGCPPPPPGPPPPPEELSGTAAVGGDGGANSRNALFAALNQGSGITKGLKHVSDSDKTHKNPALRGQGAPVRTGPKPFTSSSPRPAVSTTPSRKLPPVLELEGKKWKVENQEGAQGLVISNTELKQVVYAFKCNQSTLQVKGKINSITIDSCKKMGLVFDDVVGIVEVINCKDVKVQVMGKIPTISINKTDGCHVYLSKDSLSCEIVSAKSSEMNILVPNKDGEFTELPVPEQFKTIWDGQKLVTTATEIAG; encoded by the exons ATGGCGGCAGAGTTGGCAAGTCTGGTGCAGCGGCTGGAGGTGGCGGTTGGCCGTCTGGAGGCCGTGTCGGGTCCAGGAAGCAGCACCGGAGGTTCTGCTGGGGGAG CCGTGGCGGCGTTCGTCGGGGCTTATGATGAGATCATTAATGGTCCCATGGCTCAGTACGTCAACCTCAGCCAGAAGATTGGAGGAGACGTCCAGAAACAC GCAGAGATGATGAAGAAAGCCTTCTCCAGCCAGAGACAGCTTCTCATCACAGCTTCATCCTCCCAGAAGCCCTCAGAC TCGGTTCTGGCGACTCTCCTGCAGCCCGTGTCCAAAGCTATCCAGCAGGTTCAGGCGTTCCGGGAGCAGAACCGGACCTCTCCGCTCTTCAACCACCTCTCTGCCATCAGCGAGAGCGTTCCCGCCCTGGGATGGGTTGCCATG GCTCCAAAGCCGGCTCCCTTCGTCAAGGAGATGCAGGATGCTGCCATGTTCTACACGAACAGAGTCCTCAAGGACTACAAGGAGAA GGATCAGACACATGTGGACTGGGTGAAGGCCTACGTCTCCATCTGGACTGAGCTGCAGAACTACATCAAACAACACCACACCACCGGACTGACCTGGAGTAAAACC GGTCCCGTTGCTTCAGCCTCTGCTGCTCCACCTAGCGCTCCTGCTGGTGGATGTCCTCCACCtccccctggacctcctcctccacccgAGGAGCTGAGTGGAACTGCTGCAGTTGGTGGCGACGGTGGAGCCAACAGCCGGAACGCCCTGTTTGCTGCCCTCAACCAGGGTTCAGGCATCACCAAAG GCCTGAAGCACGTCAGCGACAGCGATAAGACCCACAAAAACCCGGCTCTGAGGGGTCAGGGGGCTCCTGTTCGTACCGGACCCAAACCGTTTACTTCCTCCTCCCCCCGACCCGCTGTTTCTACCACCCCGAGCCGCAAGCTGCCTCCTGTGCTGGAGCTTGAGGGGAAGAAATGGAAAGTG GAGAACCAGGAGGGAGCTCAGGGTCTGGTGATCAGCAACACGGAGCTGAAGCAGGTGGTTTACGCCTTCAAATGTAACCAGAGCACCCTGCAAGTCAAAGGCAAAATCAACTCCATCACCATCG ACAGCTGTAAGAAGATGGGTCTGGTGTTTGATGATGTCGTGGGCATCGTGGAGGTCATCAACTGCAAGGACGTGAAAGTTCAG GTCATGGGGAAGATCCCGACCATCTCCATCAACAAGACGGATGGCTGCCATGTTTACCTGAGCAAAGACTCCCTGAGCTGCGAGATCGTCAGCGCCAAGAGCTCCGAGATGAACATCCTGGTGCCCAACAAGGACGGAGAGTTT aCGGAGCTTCCTGTTCCCGAACAGTTCAAGACCATCTGGGATGGCCAGAAGCTCGTTACCACAGCAACTGAGATCGCCGGATAG
- the ppt1 gene encoding palmitoyl-protein thioesterase 1 has product MAALLLTVLLAAPVLLVASDPVHDSNNGTVPLVLWHGMGDSCCNPLSMGAFKKMMEQEIPGIYVLSLMIGKDVVQDMENGFFLDVNSQVSMVCSQLAQDPKLQGGYNAMGFSQGAQFLRAVAQRCPSPPMRKLISVGGQHQGVYGLPRCPGESSHICDMIREALNHGAYSDLVQKHLVQAQYWHDPLNDDLYKTHSLFLADINQERVVNETYRKNLQQLEKFVMVKFLQDTVVDPVDTEWFGFLKSGQAKETETLQESVLYKEDRLGLAAMDKAQKLVFLSTDGDHLQFTTEWFNSNLLPFLR; this is encoded by the exons ATGGCTGCTCTCCTCCTCACTGTCCTCCTGGCTGCTCCGGTCCTGCTGGTCGCCTCTGACCCGGTTCATGACTCCAACAACGGGACGGTCCCTCTGGTTCTGTGGCATGGAATGG GTGACAGCTGCTGCAACCCGCTCAGCATGGGCGCCTTTAAGAAGatgatggagcaggagatcccAGGAATCTATGTGCTCTCTCTGATGATCGGGAAGGACGTGGTGCAG GACATGGAGAATGGGTTTTTCCTTGACGTGAACTCTCAGGTGTCGATGGTGTGCAGCCAGTTGGCTCAGGACCCCAAGCTGCAGGGAGGATACAACGCCATGGGCTTCTCTCAGGGAGCTCAGTTTCT GAGGGCTGTGGCTCAGCGCTGTCCTTCACCACCAATGAGAAAGCTGATCTCTGTTGGTGGGCAGCATCAAG GTGTGTACGGGCTGCCCAGGTGTCCTGGTGAGAGCTCCCACATCTGCGACATGATCCGTGAAGCTCTGAACCACGGGGCGTACAGCGACCTGGTCCAGAAACA CCTCGTACAGGCCCAGTACTGGCACGACCCGCTCAACGACGACCTCTACAAGACGCACAGCTTGTTCCTGGCCGACATCAACCAGGAGCGG GTGGTAAATGAGACGTACAGGAAGAACCTGCAGCAGCTGGAGAAGTTTGTCATGGTGAAGTTCCTGCAGGACACTGTGGTGGATCCTGTTGATACCGAG TGGTTTGGTTTCCTGAAGTCGGGCCAGGCCAAAGAGACTGAGACTCTGCAGGAGAGCGTTCTCTACAAAGAG GACCGTCTGGGTCTGGCCGCCATGGATAAAGCTCAGAAGCTGGTTTTTCTCTCCACGGATGGGGACCACCTCCAATTCACCACCGAGTGGTTCAACTCCAACCTGCTACCATTCCTGAGGTAG
- the LOC124879899 gene encoding ras-related GTP-binding protein C-like, translated as MNIQYEEPTLSSSYSVVGSFPKSFGYGLEDQDLDPEDSSPSTSKPRILLMGLRRSGKSSIQKVVFHKMSPNETLFLESTNKIYKDDISSSSFVNFQIWDFPGQVDFFDPTFDSEMIFKGTGALIFVIDAQDDYMEALGRLHLTVSRAYKVNPDINFEVFIHKVDGLSDDHKIETQRDIHQRANDDLADASLEKLHLSFYLTSIYDHSIFEAFSKVVQKLIPQLPTLENLLNIFISHSGIEKAFLFDVVSKIYIATDSSPVDMQSYELCCDMIDVVIDVSCIYGLMEDGGGCAYDNESSAIIKLNNTTVLYLKEVTKFLALVCILREESFERKGLIDYNFHCFRKAIHEVFEVGSLFEGTIWRPAGSSSSKQASLKSAALNGSAV; from the exons ATGAACATCCAGTACGAGGAGCCGACCTTGAGCAGCAGCTACAGCGTGGTGGGCTCCTTTCCGAAAAGCTTCGGTTATGGTTTGGAGGACCAGGACCTGGACCCGGAGGACAGCAGCCCATCCACCAGCAAACCCAGGATCCTGCTGATGGGTCTGAGGAGGAGCGGCAAGTCCTCCATCCAGAAG GTTGTTTTCCACAAAATGTCTCCCAACGAGACTTTATTCCTGGAAAGCACCAACAAAATCTACAAGGACGACATCTCCAGCAGCTCCTTCGTTAACTTCCAGATCTGGGATTTTCCCGGCCAGGTGGACTTCTTTGACCCCACATTTGACAGTGAAATGATCTTCAAGGGAACCGGAGCTCTGATCTTTGTCATCGATGCACAG GACGACTACATGGAGGCTCTAGGCCGGTTACATCTGACTGTCTCCAGAGCCTACAAAGTGAATCCAGACATCAACTTTGAGGTGTTCATCCATAAGGTGGACGGACTGTCAGATGACCACAAAATTGAGACGCAAAGAGACATCCACCAGAGAGCCAACGACGACCTGGCAGACGCCAGCCTGGAGAAGCTTCACCTCAG CTTCTACCTGACCAGCATCTACGACCACTCCATCTTTGAGGCCTTCAGTAAAGTTGTGCAGAAACTCATCCCTCAGCTGCCAACTTTGGAGAACCTCCTGAACATCTTCATATCA CACTCTGGGATCGAGAAGGCCTTCCTGTTTGACGTCGTCAGTAAGATCTACATCGCCACCGACAGCTCTCCTGTGGACATGCAGTCCTACGAGCTCTGCTGCGACATGATCGACGTCGTCATCGATGTCTCCTGCATCTACGG GCTAATGGAGGACGGCGGCGGCTGTGCCTACGATAACGAGTCTTCAGCTATCATCAAGTTGAACAACACCACGGTGCTCTATCTGAAGGAGGTCACAAAGTTCCTGGCTCTGGTCTGCATCCTCAGGGAGGAGAGTTTCGAGAGGAAAG GTCTGATAGACTACAACTTCCATTGTTTCCGGAAAGCGATCCATGAAGTGTTTGAGGTGGGAAGCTTGTTTGAAGGCACCATCTGGAGACCAGCAGGTTCTTCCAGCAGCAAACAGGCGAGCCTGAAGAGCGCGGCGCTGAACGGAAGTGCAGTTTAA